A stretch of DNA from Corvus cornix cornix isolate S_Up_H32 chromosome 13, ASM73873v5, whole genome shotgun sequence:
CTCCTGGGGTGTATCAGTGGAAATAGCAAGAGATAGATGAGTTTAAAACGGGTGAAGGACAGTAATGCTTCACACAGCATGGGGTGAACTCCTGGAAGTTTGTGTCACAGGAGGTTGTGGAGGGGTCAGTATCAACAGCTTTAATAAGGGATTAAATGCATTCGTGGACAATAAATCTATGAACAGAGGCTAAAGGCTGGGATGTTCCCGCTCATATTCTGATGTACAGGCAGAAGGGCCCACTGACTATGGCCAGGGTGCCTCTGCTCCCTGTACCGCCCCACATATTACAGCAGCCAGGCCCCAGAGGGTCCCCACTCGtcttcctgtgctctgtgagGCAGTGGTCCATCCAGCACATAAAATTCAGGACGTTTTAAAATGGGAGAGATGTTGCCTCCTGCAAAACCCAAAGCAATCACTGAACAAAATGGAGCACACCAGTGCTCCGCAAGCAGCAGGAGTTGGGCTTGTCAGtcctcacagggcttgtgtGAATTAAATTGTTTGTAATAGAGGCCTAAGGCCATAGCACAGAACAGCCCAGCTCTttgtgggagctgcagcccactGTGCATGTCTGTGTTGAGCAAGTAAGATAGCAAAGTCAGAGATGGGGAAAGAgttctttttcttattcttctttttctcccaaaggAAACAGAGCACCAAATTAAAGCTGAAACCCCCCTTGGAGATGGCACTAAAATGTGACCAAATATATGGTGGTAAGAGCAGGGATCTGCTGAAGTTGGATGTCCTTGTTGCATCATTGAGCATGTAGggtttcaggagctgctgctgtgcaaaagGTGTTCAGTGCGCTCCAGAAAATCCATGGGAGACAGGGCCGGCTCTCCAGACGTTGTATAATGGAGGAGTTCTGCTGTGTTTCTAGATGTTGAAATTATTGataatagtttttcttttcctggggcaaaagctgcctttttttgttgcttaGTGTGCACGTCTGATTTTGGGGGTGCCTCGTGCTGCGGAGTCGGAGAGCAGGGGCTTATTTAAGCACGTGTGATGGTGGGGCTGTTCTCATTTGTGGGAAGCTATAATTAGACTTTTGGTGTTTGCTTTCAGGCAAATTAAGATTTGAAGtagtaattatttttcccaatgtctttaaataaattctttgaATTGCGAGGCAAATTGGTCTTTTGTAAAGACTGGGTGCTTCTGGGTAGAGCAAGTTCTTTCTCctcaaaactggaaaatttcGGATATTGGCAGGCACTCGTTATAAACCGTATCCTcccttttttgctttgttgtggttttattcattttaacCTAAAGCCATAACTAAAATATATCTGTGACGTTTCATCCTGACAGGataaatggaaatacaaaacCTAAAGaagtctctctctctttttccgGAGGAAGTCAGTACTTTAAAGCACATTTGAATGTTTTTACTGTAATTGCACTTTGGATATGTGAAAATACTGAGATCCtgcatttctgttatttttgaGTAAATCTCTTATTAGTAAGTGTTGTAACTACAACTAGTGGGGTTTTGCATCTAATTCACTTTGCAAATGTCAAAATGGAACATAAATCGCTTTGCAAATCGCCATATTAGCATTTAAAAAGGCTCTGAAATGGTTTAATTTGTTTAGGGCTGCCTTGTCTTAAAAACAGTTTCTCTCTGACCCCTCCTTCCTATCTTTGGGTCTCTTGGATGCCCTAGTCCCCAGAGGGGCGCTGGGATTTCCTGCCCCGTTGGGATGGATGTGTGATGAGAGGCTTTTGAAGTGTGAGATGCAGAGTTCCCAGTGCCGGTGCTTCCCCCTGGGAACGGGCTCCTGCAAGGCGAGTGATGAGTGTGAGCTGAGCATCGGTCCAGATGGAGAGGGGTCATTTCTCCCGGGATCTGTGGAGCCCCCGCCGCATGCTCTGAgctctctccccagctctgtttgCACACAGTGGTTGGGGGCTAACGCAGCGCTCTGGGTCTCTAATCATCATAAATTATGACGGCTGCAATCAGCATCAAGTTTAATAAAACACACGGTGCTGAGAAGTGATCAGTCCTGGAGCACGAAATACCGTCGGCTCCGCTTAAAGCAGGTCAGGTCTGCTGGTAGgcatgagcagagctgctctttgttCTCCCCACGGTAATGCCAGGTGGATTTAAACTTGAGATTTCCCCATCTCCAGAGCACCTACTCAACTGGAACATGCACTAAGTGCATCTTGTTTGTCACTGGTTTCTTTGCCAGAGGCAGCATTTGTCTGGCACATTCTCTGTCCCCAGAGGGGAAattgctgtgccagggagggagaagaaaacaaaatgtacaGCAGTAACTCGccaaaaaatgtttctttttattaagcTTCATGGATGTTGATAGCCTGAACTGGCAAATGCTCAGGCCCCTGTTGAAGCACGTGGAAAGTCGTGTGTTGCAGGGTGCCGATCATGTgcactgcttttcctgcacATGTCAGAGTTTGCAGGATCTGGCCTGATTGCTGTGATGGttcaggcaggaaaacaaatcagCACACACTTTCTGAATGCTTGGAAAGTGTTTGGtataatggaaaaagaaaagactgtatgtggcactcagtgctgtggtCTGGATGACACAGTTGtgattggtcaaaggttggactcaatctcggaggtgttttccaacctaattgacTCTGTGATACGCTGTTTAATGCTGCTGTTCTTGGGGCTGGGAGCTTTCTCCATACACTGGACTGTCGTTTGCTTTCCattaaaagatgcttttttttttttgccctggTCCCTCCTGGCTGTAACATCATAGAGTGACTTTGTCCAAGGACAAAAGATCCCCATGAGCCCTGAGAGCGCAGCAGTCTGCTTTGCCTTCAACGtctttcttaattttcaaaggaattaccccccacccccaccctgccccaAACCAACAGCCTGAAGCTAAGTGCTGTTTTAGCAGGACACATAAAGGAATATGAAGGTAATCAGTCCAAAAATGCTTCAGATCCTGCTTGGGTGGAGGAGCACGAGGCTGCcatcagccaggagctgggggaagggCAGAGCGAAACTCCACTCTGTGGATGCTCCTGGTTGCAGCGGTCGTAGACAGGCTGTGCTTTGGCCAGAGCACGGCTGCACTGCTGTGTTTGGGTGGCAGCTGGTATGAGAGAGGATGGGATAGAAAATGGGAGCCTGCAACTTGTGAATGCGTCTTTATCCAGGGAAACGCCTGTCTCTGGAGCTGGCTGCAGTGAAGACACGTTTTGTGCTTGGGCAGCCTCCCTGTTCAAATGGCATGTCTTAAAGATGTTGTAGCCCGTAGGAGAGCGTGAGCCTTTGGTTCATGCATGAGATGGCGTGTGCAGGATTCTGCCTGGAGGAGGGAGCGGGTTCTGAAGGAAATCTGTCAATTTGTTTCGAGTGagaagatgtatttttcagctcCTGAGAGTGCTGTTGAGTTGTTTTTCAAGCTGCACTCCATTCTGCAGGCACTGTATATTTTAAGCAGAGCGAAAGTGTTGGATTGAATCTAAGTAAATAAGTGTTTTCCAAAGTAAGTAACTGCTTTGTTTCTACATAGCCAGTCTAGACTTTTGGTTTGATTGGAGCGAGGAATATTTCAGGAAtaaattttctgctgaaatagcAGTTACAAGTGTAGGAAACCTGTTTCCCATGCATGACTGACTTAGTGATGCAGTGGAGTGGTGATGTGAGCAGAAGGGGGATGTATGCATGTGAAATATCCTCTATAATACCACCAAGCAAGTAACATTATCCTCTACAGAGCTTTCCACCTGCGGCTTGGGGTGAACAACATGTAGCTCTTTTTCTCTCGGGTAGGTCTCCTGCGGTATTGCAGGTATCTGTGTGTCAGAAGGCAGTGAGGTGTGCTACTTGGTTAGTAAAAAAGTGTCTTTCTAAAGAAGATGTGTTGTTTAGCCTGCCTTGCTGCTGAGCCTATCCAATATAAAAATGAGCACGCTTTAGAAAtctgtccttttcctttctccttgaACAtgccttctgcagctgcagtgtgtgTTGTTTGATCGCAAATAAAATGTCATGTTGCAGTTAATATACTTGGGGAATGGGAGCTTAGATTGCTGTAGAAACCTGAAGTGAAGTTCCTGACCTGAGTTACCTTTCTCGTTAATGTTGCCTGCTCCAGTTTTGGTGACACCATTTCAGGACAGCTGAGGTTTAGATGGTTTGCTCTGCATTCCTCCTGGAGAGGTGGGACTCTCACCCATTTCTCCCTACACGCTGTATATTCACTGACTGTTTACATACACCTGCAGCTGTGACTTGACATTATCCTATTTCTTCTGCTATAGAGATGACTGAAGAGGAACAATTTGCACTGGCCCTGAAAATGAGTGAGCAAGAAGCTAGACAAGTGAACTgtcaggaagaggaagaggaggagctcTTGAGGAAGGCCATTGCTGAGAGCCTTAGTGTAAGTGCACTTCTGTGAAGAGGCTCACTAGGGTTCTTCAGCACCGTCGCTGTCTGTGCTTGTTTTACCATGCTGCACAAAAGAAAGTTTTACTGGGGGGGCCTAGATATTCCCAGCACAAGCTGGAACTACAGCAGGCACAGAATAGTTGGTTTTTACCATTCCTAGTGAGAGGGATGTGAAGTCTAACCCCAGCTGCCCCTGTTTTGGGGTACAGAGTTCTGATTCAGGGTGGGGGAATCTGCAGTCCAGGTGATGGCTGCCAGCGTGCTGGGGGAGCCCTTGGTGTGCTGTGCTGATAGAGAACATGTCTGTAGGAGAGTcaaccttttgtttttcagagctgtcagCCCTCAGACTCCTTGACTTCAACTCCTCAGTTGTCAGTGGAAGCACTGGATTCACAGGGCCAAAGCCAGCCCGCTGAGAAAGAAGGCTCTGAGATCCCGGGAGGCCTGGCGTTCTGCCCTGACACCCCTCCCTCCGACTGCAGCTCCCACTcacagagctccagagctgaTGGGAACGGACAGATGGATGTCGCCCGGAGCCCCTTGGTAGTGTTGAGGAGGTTAAGCCAGGAAATCGTTGAAAGCTCACTAGTATCCAGCATAATCGTGTCTCCGGGGAAGGGCCAGCCTGTGACAAGGTCAAGTGAAAAGTCTTCCTCACCAGCACAAAGTGATTTGAGTGATGTGTTACCCAGCACTGTCGGAGAGGACTTCATGTCTTTGAGTCCCACCTTTGGCAAGGTGGCTTCAGGCTCCTGGCGACTGACACCTCGGAGACTGTTCACCAGCCCGTCCAGCTCTTCCGAAGCAGCAGGCCATGAACCaaaagagcagctcctgccctgcactggCCATTCTGTGGGAGAAGCTGGTGCTGGGAGCTCAGCCACGCTCTGGAAGAGCAGGACCACAGAACAATGTGACAGCCCCAGGAGGAGTGGTGGAGGAGCAGGTACCAAACACAGCTCACAGCCTGGGCACACTGCCAAGGTCTGTGTTTCCACAGAGCAAGCAGAGCAGAACAAGGGGTCTGGCAGTACCCCGCATCTTTGCATGCAGACTGCAGTGGAGGAGAAGCACAAACAGGAGGAGGCAAAAGACACAGTGCACTATTATTGGGGCATCCCCTTCTGTCCTAAAGGGGTGGACCCCAACCAGTACACCAAAGTCATCTTGTGTCAGCTGGAGGTTTACCAGAAGAGCCTGAAGCAGGCTCAGAGGCAGCTATTGCATAAGAAGGAGTTTGGTAACCCAGTTGTGCCAAGTTCTTCCTTGAGCCAGAATGAgcttgggaaaggagaggagataAGCAGAGAGAATGGGGTTGCTGATGGTACAGAAGATGGAGACACAGAGGGACAGGAGTCTGAAAACACCACCTGGCTCCACCCTTCAaagaggagggaggcagagagtCCAGGGCACAGcatggaagaagagaagaacTCCACTTCTGATGATGAGCCGACCACCAGCTACTGCCAGGTAAGAGCTTTGCCACTGAGCAGAGGTTGAGCAGCCATGCCCTTCTGTCCATTTTACGGTTCAGTCCCTTCTGCAAAGCAGGCACTGCTATTTAATGCCTCTCTGAAATTGGGGGACTTCTTCCCCCAGCCACACAGTTACCGTGGAAGGGAGAGAAGTGTACAGGCTGACACCCAGCTCACACGAGATAGGGGCCATTTTGAGCAGCCTGGCAGTCATCATTAGTGCTCCAGAGATTGACTCATCCAGCTGATCCTTCTCAGAAGGGTGTAGCCTGGCAGTGTGTCAAGGTAGAGGGCACAGAAGTGCTGCTGACCACCACCAGCACTGGCAAACCAGTTTATAAACCTGTGGCTGTGTGGGGAGCTCTGCCTGGGTTTCCTTTTGCAGATAGAGACGTAGGTTTGTCCTTGCGGCGCAGCCTTTCCTGTTTGCCCCTCCATGCTCATCTGCGTCCATCAGTGCTTCACCCTTGGAAGTGCTCTTTTCCTTCGTGGCTGGGAGAGGCTCTGTGTGGTTACAGGCGTCTTCTGCCTGCTGGGGTGATGTGTCACCGCAGTGGTGctccctgtccttgtcctgGTGTTGGGCACCTTCTCTCGGGCTCGGGTGTGCCAGACACTAGGTGTCAGCCTCTGTCTCCGTCAGGGCTCTCCTGCTGGAGCGGAAGGCAGCTTTCTGTCACTGCTAAGTTTAAACAGATTGCTAGTCAGATGAAGTATTTATTACTGCTGTATTTTAGGTTTGTGTCAGCCTTTTCCAACCCTCATTTTTCATAATGACTTCACTCCCGGATCATTGTATAACTTTATCTTCTCTACGACTGAAGCCTTGGCTCTGTTGTTCCTGTTTTCAAGTGTATTTGATCATTTACCCTGGTGTTAGAAAGATACTTAACTTGTTTTGTGATATTTATATTCTGTCTTGTAATATTGAGTACTTAGGAAAAAACGTCATGTCTGCATTTTCTGGttgcagaaaaagagcagagcagcctgtgctgaaaTGGGACTTTTCATGACAGTGCTTTGGCTCAGGTTTAGGGGATGGAGATTTAAACAAGCCTTAGAGGTGatctgcagaggaaaggaacTGACTTGTGccctttttcatttccttaggATAGATACAAAAGACCTGAGAGGTTCTTAAAGCaaactgcactttttttttttctgtagcttttcctctggaaatgaAGGTATCATTATACTGGAAGATTGGGGTGACTGGAGGTCTGTGGATGTGTACTCTAAAGCCTTTGGGAAGCTACGGCAGCTGGGAAGGGCATGAACTTTTAATCAGTGCTGAAAATTgtgtggtattttttaaaatactatctGTTTAATGCTAATACCTAATTAATTCTTGGGGAGAAAAGAGGTTTTAGTGGTGCTGAGTGGTAACTTGTATGCTACTCCTCTTGACCATGGGAGCTCTCTCGGAGCCCTAACGGAGAGATGCAGcctttctgatatttttaaggtggaaaaataaaggagggGGAGCAGACTTTACAATTTCAAGCCTAGCCCAAAAATTGCCAGTCTTTTATTTACAcgagagaaaataatttctaaatccCTTTTCATCTGCTTTATCACACCCAGCATGAGAGGTagctcctttctctctcctctctgtgcAGTCGCACACTGAGGCCAGAGCAGGTGATTTACTTGCAAAATCGATATGTTTGATGTTTGCTTGTGCCttgtctccatttttttccctctatcAAATACAATTCCACTGGCAGTGACAAaggaggggcccagagctgtcATGTCTCCAATGTGCTGCATCTCCAGGAGACCCTTTGCTTCCTGTACTGCCCTGGGgctcccccagtgccaccagggctgctctgctggtggggctggtgggAGATTTTAGGCTGTGCTGAGTCTAGAAACCATCCTTGAGGACTCAAAGCTGTCCTTGAAAAAGGACATGGCCTCATGCCATGTGTGAAATGAAGGTGGAAATGAGGGAGGCTgcctgtgtccctgccctgaAATCCCCACCTGGAATGGGCACAGACCTTCCACCCCAGCAGCAGTTGactgctgccactgcctccCGCAGCCAAGGGATGTTTGCACAGAGCAAATCCTGGTTGTCGGGAGATCTCACAGCCTGTGAACCTGCACTAACAAACTTCAGTGCTAATAGCATCAATTTCTTCAGAGCCTTTCAGATAAGGTTAGGGGACTCTTGGTCTTTAAAAGATTCAGAGGGAAAAGACCCAATTCGGGAGATTTAGAGTCTGGTGACCTGAATTAGTGCCATATTTTATAACAGATGTACAAGGAAAACCAGAAACGTGGATGAACGTTCATGACCAGGGCAGAGGCGTTGTTAAGAAATGCACAGTTCagtacaaaaccaaataaaaataaaagaggaggTGCAGTATTTTATGTTAATGATGAGTTAGCCtgcaaagaagtaaagagagcATAGATAAAACAGGATATTTGGGGGTTGGAGTCATGTTAGGGAAATTTTACAGGAGAGGTCTTGATTTGGAGCTTGCTGGGGAAGTACATCCAGGAGTGGAGCTGACTGAAGTTGAAACCTGTGGTAGAAATCAAGCTCATAGCATTTGATAGACTCaaggaagggggaggaaaacTCCTTGGGTTTCTTTGAGACCTAGCATGAGAAATTGTAGGCCTGACAGCAAGGACTGCTAATAAACCGTTGTAATTCCACCTGATTAGAGGATGGCAAGTGTAACATGTACactgcagaagaagaaagggatCTGGGTAATGACTGGCATGTTAGCCTGACCTTGGCAGTGCATAAGGCTTTTGaacaaattttaaaggaaagaataaGTGTAGTTATAGAGCTAAATGAAAAATGGGGTAAAATGCACTCAGATTTTCCAGCTATAGACTGTGCAGGTTAATCTGTTCCCTTCCTTTTATGGGACAGCTGATTTCCCAGGCAAGAAAAATGCAACAGATTTTATCTCTAGGAAATTTCAGAAAAGTGCTTGTCATGGTCAAGCATCAGCTGTATCAGTTGATCAGGTCATTGTGGCTCaggaaaataagttttaaagTGGAGTAGGTGAGGGCTGCTGGGGTACCTGGGGGAGCACAGGGGACATTAAAAACCTTGGGTTGTTTCAAGCTCAGCACAGGTAAAGGTGGAGAAGAGCTATGGTTGTTGCCTACAAGTACATTTAGGTGAATGCTGAGAACAGGCAGAGAGCATGGAAGATGATGGGCAATGTTGGGAGGAGTGGATGGTCGTGGACTGTCCAAGAACATGTCTAGGCAGCAAGGTAACGAAAAGTACTGCCAGGCTTTATTGCAGGGAGTACCaaaggagggatggagggaaaaaGCTGACTAGTTCCGGATGGATACTGAGccattttcagataaaaatatacAGCAGACTGGGTGCAATGTCATGGACAGAATCCAATGACCCAGCAGACCCCAATCAGCTGTGCACGTTGTTTTATATAACAccagaattttcctttccagccctcccaggtgctgcctgcagaggatGTGCCTGAAGATGGGGAACCCATGCAAATTGCACACAGGTGAGTAAGGTGTTCAGAGTGTGGGGCTCATAGGTTCTCTCTGGTGATATGAGCTCTTCCACTCTCCCTGGAGTATTTTGGGGTGCAGTCCCACCACAGCTCACTGCAGGGCTTGCTGGAAAGGCTGGCTGCAGTCACTGCTGTTTAATATCCCTGGAAATACATGGCTTTGGAGAAGTGGGGCACAGCTGAGGAGAAGGGATCAGTTGCTGTTGTCACTTTATAAGACATGCAAGGTGCATCCTTGTACAAGTTGAAGGAGTTGCTCCTTGCCCTCTGAAGCTCCTGTGACACGGTGCAGTAAAGCCTTGGGGAACTGGAGGTGAGTTACAGCGATGCCATCACGTGTGTGTCGGGGAAGGCGCACTGGCAGCATGGGGATGGGTTTACTggatttctgtgtgtatttttatgttcttgCCTTACTTCTGAAGAGGAAAGCGGGGAGGAGGAAGCCAGACGGCACTGCCTATCAGCCAAAGATAGAGTGCAGTGCTCCAGAAAAGCCACTTCAGCAGATGACAGGTGTGGGACAAGTCAACATGATTTTCTTCAGATTTAAGCCtactcctcttttcctttttttttttttctcctctccttcctgtgGGATGCAATTCTGCAGCAAAGGCTATGGAGAAGAAGGACAAATGGGAGAGGATTCAGGGAGCAAGTTACAAGAAAGGCCAGATAAtgtcatgtttttaatttgctggGTTTTATAATTTAAacctgctttggaaaaaaactgcCAACTTTCCTCTGATCTAACAGCATTTGGCCTGAGCAGTTAATATCAATATGCAGAGTATGAAAATCCCTCTTGCTTGCACCTTTCTAACAAGCTTAAAACCTGccttggggagcaggaggaaccTGCAGCTACTGCTGCTGCCGCCGAGGCTGATGAGCCTGTGACAGCTGAGCTCTGAGCTTGCGTAGAAGGCAGCGAGGTGAGCGCTCTGCAGCGCTGGCCTCCTGCCTGCTTAGGGCCTGAGAGCACCTCTTTCCTTTGATGTAGCTGGTGAGGTTAGTCTGGGACATTCCCCAAGCTGcccaggagctcctggctgCCCGCCTTGGGGTGGGATGCACCTGGATGCAGCAGCCCCTCCTTGGGCAGCTGGAACATCTGCAGCAAGGCAAGAAATGGCTGCAGTCTTTGCAGTTTTGTGCACATTAAGTGTTGCCATCTGGCTCCTGGCAATttgccagcacagggctctcTTGGGTATGGCTTAGGCACCCCAACCGGCTGGCCTCAGCACCACTTAATAGGAAAACATGGCTCTGAGCTGTCTGGAGGGAGTGGAGCAGTTTAGGAAGTGCCAGTCCTGTGAAgaagctgctttgctttctgtgagCTGCTCTCCCCGCTTGTTCCACGCTTTGTACAGAGCATGGAAGATTGGGGTTTTAATAAATG
This window harbors:
- the UIMC1 gene encoding BRCA1-A complex subunit RAP80 isoform X6, with product MPRKKKPAEGLESQGQDGEEEEEEKRNPANAKKKRSFVDAFIVISDSDGEQESKEESGLQKKRTKQLDRTKFAAKRKIAQMTEEEQFALALKMSEQEARQVNCQEEEEEELLRKAIAESLSSCQPSDSLTSTPQLSVEALDSQGQSQPAEKEGSEIPGGLAFCPDTPPSDCSSHSQSSRADGNGQMDVARSPLVVLRRLSQEIVESSLVSSIIVSPGKGQPVTRSSEKSSSPAQSDLSDVLPSTVGEDFMSLSPTFGKVASGSWRLTPRRLFTSPSSSSEAAGHEPKEQLLPCTGHSVGEAGAGSSATLWKSRTTEQCDSPRRSGGGAGTKHSSQPGHTAKVCVSTEQAEQNKGSGSTPHLCMQTAVEEKHKQEEAKDTVHYYWGIPFCPKGVDPNQYTKVILCQLEVYQKSLKQAQRQLLHKKEFGNPVVPSSSLSQNELGKGEEISRENGVADGTEDGDTEGQESENTTWLHPSKRREAESPGHSMEEEKNSTSDDEPTTSYCQPSQVLPAEDVPEDGEPMQIAHSISTMTPLGSKRSPNTATENSAEEELSVCPETQPSPLEAVEEEREELCSDSRGAPMQVGGDEDAGRTVSECSPTAAARVSCPLCDHGFPADEIEVHAMYCNGIAGPEPGEDAPVLTRHQREARNKAASGESSPPSLDIDK
- the UIMC1 gene encoding BRCA1-A complex subunit RAP80 isoform X3; protein product: MPRKKKPAEGLESQGQDGEEEEEEKRNPANAKKKRSFVDAFIVISDSDGEQESKEESGLQKKRTKQLDRTKFAAKRKIAQMTEEEQFALALKMSEQEARQVNCQEEEEEELLRKAIAESLSSCQPSDSLTSTPQLSVEALDSQGQSQPAEKEGSEIPGGLAFCPDTPPSDCSSHSQSSRADGNGQMDVARSPLVVLRRLSQEIVESSLVSSIIVSPGKGQPVTRSSEKSSSPAQSDLSDVLPSTVGEDFMSLSPTFGKVASGSWRLTPRRLFTSPSSSSEAAGHEPKEQLLPCTGHSVGEAGAGSSATLWKSRTTEQCDSPRRSGGGAGTKHSSQPGHTAKVCVSTEQAEQNKGSGSTPHLCMQTAVEEKHKQEEAKDTVHYYWGIPFCPKGVDPNQYTKVILCQLEVYQKSLKQAQRQLLHKKEFGNPVVPSSSLSQNELGKGEEISRENGVADGTEDGDTEGQESENTTWLHPSKRREAESPGHSMEEEKNSTSDDEPTTSYCQPSQVLPAEDVPEDGEPMQIAHSISTMTPLGSKRSPNTATENSAEEELSVCPETQPSPLEAVEEEREELCSDSRGAPMQVGGDEDAGRTVSECSPTAAARVSCPLCDHGFPADEIEVHAMYCNGIAGPEPGEDAPVLTRHQREARNKAASGESSPPSLDIDKCEKCYLCKSLVPLLQYQRHVDSCLQAARQAQGTRRLRRAKVLTRGLPSLD
- the UIMC1 gene encoding BRCA1-A complex subunit RAP80 isoform X1, translating into MPRKKKPAEGLESQGQDGEEEEEEKRNPANAKKKRSFVDAFIVISDSDGEQESKEESGLQKKRTKQLDRTKFAAKRKIAQMTEEEQFALALKMSEQEARQVNCQEEEEEELLRKAIAESLSSCQPSDSLTSTPQLSVEALDSQGQSQPAEKEGSEIPGGLAFCPDTPPSDCSSHSQSSRADGNGQMDVARSPLVVLRRLSQEIVESSLVSSIIVSPGKGQPVTRSSEKSSSPAQSDLSDVLPSTVGEDFMSLSPTFGKVASGSWRLTPRRLFTSPSSSSEAAGHEPKEQLLPCTGHSVGEAGAGSSATLWKSRTTEQCDSPRRSGGGAGTKHSSQPGHTAKVCVSTEQAEQNKGSGSTPHLCMQTAVEEKHKQEEAKDTVHYYWGIPFCPKGVDPNQYTKVILCQLEVYQKSLKQAQRQLLHKKEFGNPVVPSSSLSQNELGKGEEISRENGVADGTEDGDTEGQESENTTWLHPSKRREAESPGHSMEEEKNSTSDDEPTTSYCQPSQVLPAEDVPEDGEPMQIAHSISTMTPLGSKRSPNTATENSAEEELSVCPETQPSPLEAVEEEREELCSDSRGAPMQVGGDEDAGRTVSECSPTAAARVSCPLCDHGFPADEIEVHAMYCNGIAGPEPGEDAPVLTRHQREARNKAASGESSPPSLDIDKCEKCYLCKSLVPLLQYQRHVDSCLQAARQAQGTRRLRRAKDTGRQERGLLRMLELSESKSEGADAGTPLTGLGDQQSSPPLSAADGELSADSPTSLQHLPFHVSPAKPGVSLEAMDGVVDSEPRVALRVGSQQRIKGCRRRRHKF
- the UIMC1 gene encoding BRCA1-A complex subunit RAP80 isoform X4 is translated as MPRKKKPAEGLESQGQDGEEEEEEKRNPANAKKKRSFVDAFIVISDSDGEQESKEESGLQKKRTKQLDRTKFAAKRKIAQMTEEEQFALALKMSEQEARQVNCQEEEEEELLRKAIAESLSSCQPSDSLTSTPQLSVEALDSQGQSQPAEKEGSEIPGGLAFCPDTPPSDCSSHSQSSRADGNGQMDVARSPLVVLRRLSQEIVESSLVSSIIVSPGKGQPVTRSSEKSSSPAQSDLSDVLPSTVGEDFMSLSPTFGKVASGSWRLTPRRLFTSPSSSSEAAGHEPKEQLLPCTGHSVGEAGAGSSATLWKSRTTEQCDSPRRSGGGAGTKHSSQPGHTAKVCVSTEQAEQNKGSGSTPHLCMQTAVEEKHKQEEAKDTVHYYWGIPFCPKGVDPNQYTKVILCQLEVYQKSLKQAQRQLLHKKEFGNPVVPSSSLSQNELGKGEEISRENGVADGTEDGDTEGQESENTTWLHPSKRREAESPGHSMEEEKNSTSDDEPTTSYCQPSQVLPAEDVPEDGEPMQIAHSISTMTPLGSKRSPNTATENSAEEELSVCPETQPSPLEAVEEEREELCSDSRGAPMQVGGDEDAGRTVSECSPTAAARVSCPLCDHGFPADEIEVHAMYCNGIAGPEPGEDAPVLTRHQREARNKAASGESSPPSLDIDKTPEGRREDSSGCWSSRRASLKVLTRGLPSLD
- the UIMC1 gene encoding BRCA1-A complex subunit RAP80 isoform X5 — translated: MPRKKKPAEGLESQGQDGEEEEEEKRNPANAKKKRSFVDAFIVISDSDGEQESKEESGLQKKRTKQLDRTKFAAKRKIAQMTEEEQFALALKMSEQEARQVNCQEEEEEELLRKAIAESLSSCQPSDSLTSTPQLSVEALDSQGQSQPAEKEGSEIPGGLAFCPDTPPSDCSSHSQSSRADGNGQMDVARSPLVVLRRLSQEIVESSLVSSIIVSPGKGQPVTRSSEKSSSPAQSDLSDVLPSTVGEDFMSLSPTFGKVASGSWRLTPRRLFTSPSSSSEAAGHEPKEQLLPCTGHSVGEAGAGSSATLWKSRTTEQCDSPRRSGGGAGTKHSSQPGHTAKVCVSTEQAEQNKGSGSTPHLCMQTAVEEKHKQEEAKDTVHYYWGIPFCPKGVDPNQYTKVILCQLEVYQKSLKQAQRQLLHKKEFGNPVVPSSSLSQNELGKGEEISRENGVADGTEDGDTEGQESENTTWLHPSKRREAESPGHSMEEEKNSTSDDEPTTSYCQPSQVLPAEDVPEDGEPMQIAHSISTMTPLGSKRSPNTATENSAEEELSVCPETQPSPLEAVEEEREELCSDSRGAPMQVGGDEDAGRTVSECSPTAAARVSCPLCDHGFPADEIEVHAMYCNGIAGPEPGEDAPVLTRHQREARNKAASGESSPPSLDIDKC
- the UIMC1 gene encoding BRCA1-A complex subunit RAP80 isoform X2, whose protein sequence is MPRKKKPAEGLESQGQDGEEEEEEKRNPANAKKKRSFVDAFIVISDSDGEESKEESGLQKKRTKQLDRTKFAAKRKIAQMTEEEQFALALKMSEQEARQVNCQEEEEEELLRKAIAESLSSCQPSDSLTSTPQLSVEALDSQGQSQPAEKEGSEIPGGLAFCPDTPPSDCSSHSQSSRADGNGQMDVARSPLVVLRRLSQEIVESSLVSSIIVSPGKGQPVTRSSEKSSSPAQSDLSDVLPSTVGEDFMSLSPTFGKVASGSWRLTPRRLFTSPSSSSEAAGHEPKEQLLPCTGHSVGEAGAGSSATLWKSRTTEQCDSPRRSGGGAGTKHSSQPGHTAKVCVSTEQAEQNKGSGSTPHLCMQTAVEEKHKQEEAKDTVHYYWGIPFCPKGVDPNQYTKVILCQLEVYQKSLKQAQRQLLHKKEFGNPVVPSSSLSQNELGKGEEISRENGVADGTEDGDTEGQESENTTWLHPSKRREAESPGHSMEEEKNSTSDDEPTTSYCQPSQVLPAEDVPEDGEPMQIAHSISTMTPLGSKRSPNTATENSAEEELSVCPETQPSPLEAVEEEREELCSDSRGAPMQVGGDEDAGRTVSECSPTAAARVSCPLCDHGFPADEIEVHAMYCNGIAGPEPGEDAPVLTRHQREARNKAASGESSPPSLDIDKCEKCYLCKSLVPLLQYQRHVDSCLQAARQAQGTRRLRRAKDTGRQERGLLRMLELSESKSEGADAGTPLTGLGDQQSSPPLSAADGELSADSPTSLQHLPFHVSPAKPGVSLEAMDGVVDSEPRVALRVGSQQRIKGCRRRRHKF